A genomic segment from Polyangium mundeleinium encodes:
- a CDS encoding acyl-CoA dehydrogenase family protein, which yields MSDVVFDLENPTEEHRMLRQMVRNFVRDVVEPQAEEHDRKGTLNVPLMRQAGELGLLGLTIPEKDGGAGMDAVGSVVVHHELSKSDPGFCLAYLAHAVLFVNNFYYASNEAQRERWLSKVISGECIGAMGMTEPSSGTDVLGMRTTARREGDGFVIKGHKALITNAIDADVFIVYAKVEDAVTTFVVERNAPGFSVGKKTEKMGMRASTLSEFMLDDVFVPAENVLGTVGGGVRNMMRNLELERLTLAAMSLGIADRCLDIMVRYAAERTSFGKSIAEHGQIQRYIGESFAKTEAARALVYCVARDVGPAKRNRIGTDAAKLFAAPVGKEVADNAMQVLGGWGYCNEYKVERFLRDAKLLEIGGGTLESHQKNLTKELLRKVKQD from the coding sequence ATGAGCGACGTCGTCTTCGACCTCGAGAACCCGACCGAAGAGCATCGGATGCTGCGCCAGATGGTGCGGAACTTCGTCCGCGACGTGGTGGAGCCGCAGGCGGAAGAACATGATCGCAAGGGCACGCTGAACGTCCCTCTGATGCGGCAGGCGGGCGAGCTCGGCCTGCTCGGCCTCACGATCCCGGAGAAGGACGGGGGCGCGGGCATGGACGCCGTAGGCTCGGTCGTCGTGCACCATGAGCTGTCGAAGAGCGATCCGGGCTTCTGCCTCGCGTACCTCGCGCACGCGGTGCTCTTCGTGAACAACTTCTACTACGCCTCGAACGAAGCGCAGCGTGAGCGCTGGTTGTCCAAGGTGATCTCGGGCGAGTGCATCGGCGCGATGGGCATGACGGAGCCGTCGAGCGGCACCGACGTGCTCGGCATGCGCACGACGGCGCGGCGCGAGGGCGACGGGTTCGTGATCAAGGGCCACAAGGCGCTCATCACGAACGCGATCGATGCCGACGTGTTCATCGTCTACGCGAAGGTCGAGGACGCGGTGACGACGTTCGTCGTCGAGCGAAACGCGCCGGGGTTCTCCGTCGGAAAGAAGACGGAGAAGATGGGCATGCGCGCGAGCACGTTGAGCGAGTTCATGCTCGACGACGTCTTCGTGCCGGCGGAGAACGTGCTCGGCACGGTGGGCGGGGGCGTGCGCAACATGATGCGCAACCTGGAGCTCGAGCGGCTCACGCTGGCGGCGATGAGCCTCGGCATCGCGGATCGTTGCCTCGACATCATGGTGCGGTACGCGGCGGAGCGGACGAGCTTCGGCAAGTCGATCGCGGAGCACGGGCAGATCCAGCGATACATCGGCGAGAGCTTCGCGAAGACGGAAGCCGCGCGGGCGCTCGTCTACTGCGTGGCGCGGGACGTCGGCCCGGCCAAACGCAACCGCATCGGCACGGACGCGGCGAAGCTCTTCGCGGCGCCGGTGGGCAAGGAGGTCGCCGACAACGCGATGCAGGTCCTCGGCGGCTGGGGGTACTGCAACGAGTACAAGGTCGAGCGGTTCCTGCGCGACGCAAAACTGCTGGAAATCGGCGGTGGCACGCTGGAGTCGCACCAGAAGAATCTGACGAAGGAGCTCCTGCGGAAGGTGAAGCAGGATTAA
- a CDS encoding MBL fold metallo-hydrolase — protein MRPESLFFRPDDLVLTGPTGRPPVTVRWLGTAGFEITCEDHVLLLDPYVTRASLTRCITSPLAPDLGAIGRYIRRADAVIVGHTHFDHALDVPAIAKRTGARVFGSRSAAALCRAAGVPEARVDMVERAPGQAPIVAEVGPFRLRFVPSAHSRFALGRVPFPGDIDDCDAVPVRAEGYRCGAVFRVEIEVAGRTIVHLGSAELLPDEPAPRHVDLLLLCVAGWRSGVDLPERVMRAVSPASVLLSHWDDFFRPLHEPVRALPAVGLGPLAERLTRASRDVRVGALPLLGDLFL, from the coding sequence GTGCGCCCCGAAAGCCTGTTTTTCCGGCCCGATGACCTCGTCCTTACGGGCCCGACCGGCCGCCCCCCCGTCACGGTCCGCTGGCTCGGCACGGCGGGCTTCGAGATCACCTGCGAGGACCACGTCCTCCTGCTCGACCCCTACGTCACGCGTGCCTCGCTCACCCGGTGCATCACCTCTCCGCTCGCCCCGGATCTCGGCGCGATCGGGCGCTACATCCGCCGCGCGGACGCGGTGATCGTCGGCCACACGCACTTCGACCACGCCCTCGACGTGCCCGCCATCGCCAAGCGCACCGGCGCGCGTGTCTTCGGTTCCCGCTCCGCCGCCGCGCTTTGCCGCGCCGCGGGCGTGCCCGAGGCCCGCGTCGACATGGTCGAGCGCGCGCCCGGACAAGCGCCGATTGTCGCCGAGGTTGGCCCCTTCCGGCTGCGCTTCGTGCCGAGCGCGCACTCGCGCTTCGCCCTCGGCCGCGTGCCGTTCCCCGGCGACATCGACGACTGCGACGCCGTCCCCGTCCGCGCCGAGGGCTACCGCTGCGGGGCCGTCTTCCGCGTCGAGATCGAGGTCGCTGGCCGCACGATCGTGCACCTCGGCAGCGCCGAGCTCTTGCCCGACGAGCCCGCGCCGCGGCACGTCGACCTGCTCCTGCTTTGTGTGGCGGGCTGGCGCAGCGGGGTCGATCTGCCCGAACGCGTGATGCGCGCCGTCTCGCCCGCGAGCGTGCTCCTCTCGCACTGGGACGATTTCTTCCGCCCGCTGCACGAGCCCGTGCGCGCCTTGCCGGCCGTGGGCCTCGGTCCGCTCGCCGAGCGCCTCACGCGCGCGTCGCGGGACGTGCGCGTCGGCGCGCTCCCGCTGCTCGGCGACCTCTTCCTTTGA
- a CDS encoding NYN domain-containing protein: MRVCIFFDGKNFHSGWRDEAGGRRLAFPKLSRWLVDRVGGSLLWGAYYYTGVEIGSAAVTEGQKKLAGFLDMLEVQPGFFVKRFPRKTTMFQCAACGAENRYTQEKEVDTSMVADMLRLAAVNAFDVLVLVSGDSDHAPAVEGVRQLGRQAYVSTWGRAGLSIRLRKAAFDHIDLLEGISFFEDNEGSGAPAPPGPEPRWASEEIPPAVPTPPAGSVPREAIHEECEDAEEADPDASESAPPSYQPSDDESVFIEELRAAERRLRNGYVGANYFVTRWQSNRLDPSPDARRRMLEHLVTSRVIEVYHAPDGNAAIRARDE, translated from the coding sequence ATGCGCGTCTGTATTTTCTTCGACGGCAAGAATTTCCACTCCGGATGGCGTGACGAGGCCGGAGGTCGGAGGCTCGCGTTTCCCAAACTCTCGCGCTGGCTGGTCGATCGTGTAGGCGGCTCGCTGCTTTGGGGCGCTTATTACTATACCGGCGTCGAGATCGGCTCGGCCGCGGTGACCGAAGGGCAGAAGAAGCTCGCGGGCTTCCTCGACATGCTCGAAGTGCAGCCCGGCTTTTTCGTGAAGCGTTTCCCACGCAAAACGACGATGTTCCAGTGTGCCGCGTGCGGCGCCGAGAACCGGTATACACAGGAAAAAGAGGTCGACACCTCGATGGTCGCGGACATGCTCCGTCTCGCGGCCGTCAACGCGTTCGACGTGCTCGTCCTCGTCTCGGGCGACTCCGATCACGCACCGGCCGTCGAAGGCGTGCGGCAGCTCGGCCGCCAGGCGTACGTGTCGACCTGGGGGCGCGCAGGGCTGTCGATTCGGCTGCGCAAGGCGGCGTTCGATCACATCGATCTGCTCGAAGGGATCTCGTTTTTCGAGGATAACGAGGGCTCCGGCGCGCCCGCGCCGCCCGGGCCCGAGCCGCGCTGGGCGAGCGAGGAAATTCCACCCGCCGTGCCGACGCCGCCCGCAGGGTCGGTGCCCCGTGAGGCGATCCACGAGGAGTGCGAGGACGCGGAGGAGGCAGACCCGGACGCGTCCGAATCCGCGCCGCCCTCGTACCAGCCGTCGGACGACGAGTCGGTGTTCATCGAGGAGCTGCGCGCGGCCGAGCGCAGGCTGCGCAACGGGTACGTCGGGGCGAACTACTTCGTGACGCGCTGGCAATCGAACCGGCTCGATCCCTCGCCCGACGCGCGCCGCCGCATGCTCGAGCACCTCGTGACCTCGCGGGTCATCGAGGTCTACCACGCGCCCGACGGAAACGCGGCGATCCGGGCGCGCGACGAGTAA
- a CDS encoding FHA domain-containing protein — translation MPGPALDLSLALDVRSVAPGAPQRAHLVVEVSAALPEDERHERPPLALVFAIDVSASMWGQPMEQVVRSIERMVELLDPTDRVGIVSFSEGAEVVAELEQLDAAARRRLAGSLRRIDPEGGTDMESGLRVSRSALGPRVPAERRGILLLSDGDPTLGDRRPEALAEIAASFRADAAVSTLGYGEEHNEDILRRIAVAGGGQYYYVRDPALCATELALAVGATGDAVAEGVSVDVSPARGVDIIRIAGDVRVRKTMGAARVEMPDLQPGERASLVIEVVIEPGASVHGAFEVVRTRLAHRRPGATDVHVLDRTIGVDVQPGAPERDPAARARVLVALAEEARTAARVLADQSSFELAAALLRRAVDGMRAEADLEAEDGTPLGETIAQLAEEAEVLAKKPNPAAYRLFRKAQAGRAAAASRRAGASQAGPLSRRAMATVAGNLPRARLLVVKGQGPKDGYRLEGMTITVGQTNHAQIRLEGTDVSREHCSIVGQDGKFYLTDLGGGSGTFVNGKKLTAPAALKPGDVIGVGDYELKYEEER, via the coding sequence ATGCCCGGTCCTGCCCTCGATCTTTCGCTCGCGCTCGACGTCCGGAGTGTCGCTCCGGGCGCCCCGCAGCGCGCGCACCTCGTCGTCGAGGTCTCGGCCGCGCTCCCCGAGGACGAACGGCACGAGCGGCCGCCCCTCGCGCTGGTGTTCGCGATCGATGTCTCCGCGTCGATGTGGGGCCAGCCGATGGAGCAGGTCGTCCGTTCCATCGAACGGATGGTGGAGCTGCTCGATCCCACCGATCGCGTGGGGATCGTCTCGTTCTCCGAAGGCGCGGAGGTCGTCGCGGAGCTCGAACAGCTCGACGCGGCCGCGCGCCGCAGGCTCGCGGGTAGCTTGCGTCGTATCGATCCCGAGGGCGGCACCGACATGGAGAGCGGCCTGCGCGTAAGCCGCAGCGCGCTCGGCCCGCGCGTGCCCGCGGAGCGACGGGGCATCCTCCTGCTCAGCGACGGCGATCCGACGCTCGGAGATCGGCGCCCCGAGGCGCTCGCCGAGATCGCGGCTTCGTTTCGCGCGGACGCGGCGGTCTCCACGCTCGGCTACGGCGAGGAGCACAACGAGGACATCCTGCGGCGCATCGCGGTCGCGGGTGGCGGCCAGTATTATTACGTGCGGGATCCAGCGCTCTGCGCGACCGAGCTCGCGCTGGCCGTGGGCGCGACGGGCGACGCGGTCGCGGAGGGCGTGTCGGTCGATGTTTCGCCTGCGCGCGGCGTCGACATCATCCGCATCGCGGGCGACGTGCGCGTGCGCAAGACCATGGGCGCGGCGCGCGTGGAGATGCCGGACCTCCAGCCGGGCGAACGTGCGTCGCTGGTCATCGAGGTCGTGATCGAGCCCGGCGCCTCGGTGCATGGGGCCTTCGAGGTCGTGCGGACGCGCCTCGCGCATCGCCGCCCCGGCGCGACGGACGTCCACGTCCTCGATCGAACGATCGGCGTCGACGTGCAGCCCGGCGCGCCCGAGCGCGACCCGGCGGCGCGCGCGCGGGTGCTCGTCGCGCTCGCGGAGGAGGCACGCACCGCGGCGCGTGTGCTCGCCGATCAGAGCTCGTTCGAACTGGCGGCGGCGCTGCTCCGGCGCGCGGTGGATGGCATGCGCGCCGAGGCCGATCTCGAAGCGGAAGACGGCACGCCGCTCGGCGAGACGATCGCGCAGCTCGCGGAGGAGGCGGAGGTGCTCGCGAAGAAGCCGAACCCTGCGGCCTATCGCCTCTTCCGCAAGGCCCAGGCGGGCCGCGCCGCCGCGGCCTCGCGCCGCGCGGGGGCGAGCCAGGCGGGCCCCCTCAGCCGCCGCGCCATGGCCACGGTCGCCGGAAACCTCCCCCGCGCCCGCCTGCTCGTCGTGAAGGGCCAGGGCCCGAAGGACGGGTATCGCCTCGAAGGCATGACGATCACGGTGGGCCAGACGAACCACGCGCAGATTCGCCTCGAAGGCACGGACGTGTCGCGGGAGCATTGCTCGATCGTGGGCCAGGACGGCAAGTTTTACCTGACCGACCTCGGGGGCGGCAGCGGCACGTTCGTCAATGGCAAGAAGCTCACGGCGCCGGCGGCGCTCAAGCCCGGGGACGTGATCGGGGTCGGGGACTACGAGCTCAAATACGAAGAAGAACGATAG
- a CDS encoding formylglycine-generating enzyme family protein, with protein MRLDLRPAFLVAALTSTAAGSLAACSSSEAKPTGGEAAPSTTEAVPAGSTLPVVAEAIVEAVAEAGADAEADAAPAAIADAGADAEADGGSPPVCPPEMLKTGRACVDRWEAHLATKTVDGVVTPWPHYDRPEKGTFYLAMSGAGFYPQAYISRVEAAEACAHAGKRLCSRAEWTRACKGRKGYRYPYGNKGQRGACNTGKLHLLEKFYGRSRGAWTYEVFNDPKLDREPGFLAKSGEYETCGSDEGAFDMVGNLHEWVSDAVGSDIEDVMARDEVERKKQPWKVGNGIFMGGFFSTTLEHGPGCSFTTIAHEPTYHDYSTGFRCCMDAPGVEKKPRKKKR; from the coding sequence ATGCGCCTCGATCTTCGCCCCGCTTTCCTCGTCGCCGCCCTCACCTCGACCGCCGCGGGCTCCCTCGCCGCATGCAGCTCCTCCGAGGCCAAACCGACCGGCGGGGAAGCCGCGCCGAGCACCACGGAGGCCGTTCCCGCGGGGTCCACGTTGCCCGTGGTCGCGGAGGCGATCGTGGAGGCCGTCGCGGAAGCGGGAGCGGACGCGGAAGCAGACGCAGCTCCGGCAGCGATTGCGGACGCGGGCGCGGATGCGGAGGCCGACGGCGGATCCCCGCCGGTTTGTCCTCCCGAGATGCTCAAGACCGGCCGCGCTTGCGTCGACCGCTGGGAGGCGCACCTCGCCACGAAGACCGTGGACGGCGTGGTGACGCCGTGGCCCCATTACGATCGCCCTGAAAAGGGCACGTTTTACCTCGCCATGAGCGGAGCGGGCTTCTACCCGCAGGCGTACATCAGCCGCGTCGAGGCGGCCGAGGCTTGCGCGCACGCGGGCAAGCGCCTCTGCAGCCGCGCTGAATGGACGCGGGCCTGCAAGGGCCGCAAGGGCTACCGGTATCCGTACGGCAACAAGGGCCAGCGCGGCGCTTGCAATACCGGCAAGCTCCACCTCCTCGAAAAGTTTTACGGCCGGAGCCGCGGCGCCTGGACGTACGAGGTCTTCAACGACCCGAAGCTCGACCGCGAGCCTGGGTTTCTCGCCAAATCGGGCGAATACGAGACCTGCGGCAGCGACGAGGGCGCCTTCGACATGGTCGGCAACCTCCACGAATGGGTGAGCGACGCCGTCGGCTCCGATATCGAAGACGTCATGGCGCGGGACGAGGTCGAGCGAAAGAAGCAGCCCTGGAAAGTGGGGAATGGCATCTTCATGGGCGGGTTTTTCAGCACCACCCTGGAGCACGGCCCGGGCTGCTCGTTCACCACGATCGCCCACGAGCCGACCTACCACGACTATTCGACGGGCTTCCGCTGCTGCATGGACGCGCCTGGGGTCGAGAAGAAGCCTCGCAAGAAGAAGCGCTAG